The following are encoded together in the Scomber scombrus chromosome 7, fScoSco1.1, whole genome shotgun sequence genome:
- the trip13 gene encoding pachytene checkpoint protein 2 homolog gives MEVGNQKQEVHVEVIVKSQSCSYTSLYFVFCLYFSTAKLSEVKIHILSLLNRHSMIFGNYRWTEFDDDFLRKHVESVAIVDIEEMITQPLDLKNCSVSVHIFTLNEDGPSTLSLEEEEELSAANHWLLPAAEFHGIWESLVYESGVKTQLLDYVTTTIYFSDKNVDSNLISWNRVVLLHGPPGTGKTSLCKALAQKLSIRLSSRYSYGQFVEINSHSLFSKWFSESGKLVTKMFQKIQQLIDDKDALVFVLIDEVESLTAARNASQAGTEPSDAIRVVNSVLTQLDQIKRHSNVVILTTSNVTEKIDLAFVDRADIKQYIGPPSEKGIYNIYLSCLEELMKCQIVYPRQQLFTMFELETMGFAKSEVSEHSLKLRNVAIKSKGLSGRALRKLPFLAHTLFVKAPTVTLERFLDAMDRAVDRQKEEQANLVNAV, from the exons ATGGAGGTGGGAAACCAAAAACAAGAGGTCCATGTGGAGGTCATTGTTAAATCTCAAAG TTGCAGTTATACTTCCCTGTACTTTGTcttttgtttatatttcagCACTGCTAAACTGTCTGAGGTGAAGATACACATTCTGTCTCTGCTGAACCGCCACAGCATGATATTTGGAAACTACAGATGGACGGAATTTGATGATGACTTCCTACGCAAACATGTGGAGTCTGTGGCTATAGTTGATATAGAGGAAATGATAACACAg CCGCTTGATCTGAAGAATTGCTCTGTCTCCGTTCACATCTTCACTCTGAATGAGGATGGACCCAGCACGCTCAGtttggaggaggaagaggagcttTCAGCAGCCAATCACTGGCTACTGCCAGCAG cTGAATTTCATGGCATCTGGGAGAGTCTGGTATATGAGAGTGGAGTCAAAACCCAG CTCCTGGATTATGTCACAACAACAATTTACTTCTCAGATAAAAATGTTGACAGCAACCTGATTTCCTGGAACCGTGTTGTGCTGCTTCATG GACCTCCAGGCACAGGAAAGACGTCACTTTGTAAAGCTCTTGCCCAGAAACTGTCAATCAGGCTGTCTAGTCG GTATTCTTATGGTCAATTTGTCGAGATAAACAGCCACAGCTTGTTCTCAAAGTGGTTCTCAGAG AGCGGTAAACTGGTCACAAAGATGTTTCAAAAGATCCAACAACTGATTGATGACAAAGACgctcttgtgtttgttttgattgatGAG GTGGAAAGTCTTACGGCAGCGAGGAATGCCTCCCAAGCAGGAACAGAACCATCTGACGCCATCCGTGTGGTCAACTCTGTCCTCACTCAATTAGACCAAATCAAACG ACATTCCAATGTCGTGATCCTGACGACCTCCAATGTGACAGAAAAGATTGACCTGGCATTTGTGGACAGAGCTGACATCAAGCAATACATCGGACCTCCGTCTGAGAAGGGCATCTACAACATCTACCTCTCCTGCCTGGAGGAGCTGATGAAG TGCCAGATCGTCTACCCTCGGCAGCAGCTGTTTACCATGTTTGAGCTCGAGACAATGGGCTTTGCAAAGAGTGAGGTGTCTGAACACAGTCTGAAGCTGAGGAACGTTGCTAT AAAAAGCAAAGGTTTGAGTGGAAGAGCACTCAGGAAGTTACCATTTCTAGCTCATACACTGTTTGTAAAG GCACCAACAGTGACTCTCGAAAGGTTTCTGGATGCTATGGACCGAGCAGTGgatagacagaaagaggaaCAAGCCAACCTAGTCAATGCTGTCTGA